One Thalassotalea atypica DNA window includes the following coding sequences:
- a CDS encoding NAD(P)/FAD-dependent oxidoreductase, which translates to MISTDVLVLGAGAAGLMCAATAGYRGKNVIVVDMGKKPGRKILISGGGRCNFTNENASPENYLCQNPHFVKSALSRYTQFDFIDLVERHGMPFHHKTLGQLFCDNGAQDIVDILMTECEWAGVEVHLRSEVLHIEKSDSGYIVKTTDKSFQCQSLVVASGGLTMPKLGATPIGYKVAEQFGLEVLPTKAALVPFTLHEHDKQRFDGLSGISIPTTVSSEDGTSFKENILFTHRGLSGPAILQISSFWRAGQTVTIDLLPESAISDLIQQWRETQSQKSLKNLLSTVLPKRFVESLVNHKDITDKAINQLSKDDVAYLVQYLHHWQIKPNGTEGYRTAEVTLGGVNTDELSSKTFEAKKAKGLYFIGEVIDVTGHLGGYNFQFAWSSGVACGQAVS; encoded by the coding sequence TTGATTTCTACTGATGTACTTGTTTTAGGCGCAGGCGCCGCTGGACTAATGTGTGCTGCCACAGCGGGCTATCGAGGTAAAAATGTCATTGTGGTCGACATGGGGAAAAAACCAGGCAGAAAAATTTTGATCAGTGGCGGTGGCCGTTGTAACTTCACTAATGAAAATGCCAGCCCCGAAAACTATCTGTGCCAAAATCCTCACTTTGTGAAGTCAGCATTGAGTCGCTATACCCAGTTTGATTTTATTGACTTAGTTGAGCGTCATGGCATGCCCTTCCATCATAAAACCCTAGGCCAACTGTTTTGTGACAATGGCGCTCAAGACATTGTTGATATATTGATGACCGAATGTGAATGGGCAGGTGTTGAAGTGCACCTGAGAAGCGAAGTACTTCACATTGAAAAGAGCGATAGCGGTTATATTGTAAAAACCACTGACAAAAGTTTTCAATGTCAGTCTCTTGTTGTTGCTTCGGGTGGCCTTACTATGCCCAAGTTAGGCGCAACGCCAATCGGCTATAAAGTGGCAGAGCAATTTGGTCTCGAAGTACTGCCGACCAAAGCAGCACTAGTGCCCTTTACCTTACATGAACACGATAAACAGCGTTTCGATGGTTTATCCGGCATTAGTATTCCAACAACGGTTTCAAGTGAAGACGGTACCAGTTTTAAGGAAAATATATTGTTTACTCATCGCGGTTTATCTGGTCCTGCGATCTTACAAATATCGTCTTTTTGGCGAGCAGGCCAAACGGTCACCATTGACCTACTACCAGAATCAGCAATTTCCGATTTGATCCAACAATGGCGTGAAACACAAAGTCAAAAATCACTTAAGAATTTACTATCGACCGTGCTCCCAAAGCGGTTTGTTGAAAGCTTAGTGAATCATAAAGACATTACCGATAAAGCCATCAATCAACTTAGCAAAGACGACGTTGCTTATTTAGTCCAGTACTTACATCACTGGCAAATCAAGCCTAATGGCACTGAAGGTTACAGAACGGCAGAGGTTACTCTAGGCGGCGTCAATACTGATGAACTTTCCAGTAAAACTTTCGAAGCTAAAAAAGCCAAAGGATTGTACTTTATTGGTGAAGTAATCGACGTGACCGGCCACCTTGGCGGGTATAACTTTCAATTTGCTTGGTCTAGTGGTGTGGCTTGTGGACAAGCAGTAAGC
- a CDS encoding response regulator transcription factor, translating to MLKKQLLILCLDAEGEIPYADFIAGYEHDVHLCQTPVEAFYTLKSQQIDLIIIDNNKSMHDYIDLLVHLVNISTSPVMVFSQELNTIDHINVLEAGADDYVLKTAPVREMIARINVCLRRAKATDSHRPHKRLELNGFSLCMSSREVKCNDIKIAITGLEFELLYLLMSNAGDIVSRGAIGKCVFKRNISYCNRSLNMHVSNLRKKLKEVSDSSSIKTVRGAGYVFL from the coding sequence ATGCTAAAGAAGCAATTATTAATTTTATGTCTTGATGCAGAGGGTGAAATTCCTTATGCAGATTTTATTGCTGGATATGAACATGACGTGCATCTATGTCAAACACCGGTAGAAGCTTTCTATACACTAAAAAGCCAGCAAATAGATTTGATTATTATTGATAATAATAAATCTATGCATGATTACATAGACCTTTTGGTGCACCTTGTTAACATATCAACAAGTCCTGTAATGGTATTTTCTCAGGAGCTAAATACAATCGACCACATCAATGTGCTAGAAGCGGGGGCCGATGACTATGTGCTAAAAACGGCACCAGTGCGTGAAATGATAGCGAGGATCAATGTTTGCTTGCGCAGAGCAAAAGCAACTGATTCTCATCGGCCTCACAAAAGATTAGAGCTTAATGGTTTTTCTTTATGCATGAGTAGCAGGGAAGTGAAATGCAATGACATCAAAATTGCGATTACGGGGCTTGAATTTGAATTGCTCTATTTGTTGATGTCGAATGCTGGTGACATTGTTTCAAGAGGGGCCATTGGCAAATGTGTATTTAAACGAAATATTTCTTACTGTAATCGTAGTTTGAATATGCATGTGTCAAATTTAAGAAAAAAACTAAAAGAAGTCAGCGACTCTAGTTCGATCAAAACCGTGCGAGGTGCAGGTTACGTATTTCTTTAA
- the ftnA gene encoding non-heme ferritin translates to MLKPEMVEQLNEQINLEFYSSNLYLQMSAWCEEQGFEGAAEFMRKHALEEMDHMTRLFTYVSETGALPILGAIEAPPHTFDSLADVFEKTYQHECDITERINKLAHQAFSNQDYSTFNFLQWYVAEQHEEETLFKSVLDKINLVGHDGHALFFVDKDLAEMAKAGNSSVMTDTAV, encoded by the coding sequence ATGTTAAAACCTGAAATGGTTGAGCAGTTAAACGAGCAAATAAATTTGGAGTTTTACTCTTCTAACTTATATTTGCAAATGAGTGCATGGTGCGAAGAACAAGGTTTTGAAGGTGCTGCAGAATTTATGCGTAAGCATGCATTAGAAGAAATGGATCATATGACTCGCTTATTCACTTATGTTAGTGAAACCGGCGCTCTTCCTATTCTAGGCGCCATTGAAGCGCCCCCACACACGTTTGACTCTTTAGCTGATGTGTTTGAAAAAACCTATCAACACGAATGTGATATTACCGAGCGCATTAATAAATTGGCTCATCAAGCATTTAGTAACCAAGACTATTCTACGTTTAACTTTCTGCAGTGGTACGTAGCAGAGCAACACGAAGAAGAAACACTATTTAAGAGCGTGTTAGACAAGATAAACCTTGTCGGTCACGATGGACATGCTCTATTTTTTGTTGATAAAGACTTGGCTGAAATGGCAAAAGCTGGCAACAGCAGTGTCATGACAGATACCGCGGTATAA
- a CDS encoding peroxiredoxin, with protein MITLNEKMPIGQLQQLKDGNLITHNTAELFANKKVVLFAVPGAFTPTCSAAHLPGYVVGADDLKAKGVDEIICLSVNDAFVMSAWGESQNAEHLMMLADGDGSYTKALGLDMDTAHFGGVRSQRYAMIIENCVVTSLHIEKPKEFDVSKAEVILDAL; from the coding sequence ATGATCACACTTAATGAAAAAATGCCAATCGGACAATTACAGCAATTAAAAGATGGCAACCTGATCACCCACAATACCGCAGAATTATTCGCCAATAAGAAAGTCGTGCTATTTGCTGTACCTGGCGCGTTCACCCCAACCTGTTCTGCTGCTCACCTACCGGGCTATGTTGTTGGTGCGGATGATCTAAAAGCAAAAGGCGTTGATGAGATTATCTGCTTATCGGTTAACGATGCCTTTGTCATGTCGGCATGGGGTGAGTCACAAAATGCTGAGCATTTAATGATGCTGGCAGACGGCGATGGTAGTTACACTAAAGCATTAGGATTAGACATGGATACTGCGCATTTCGGTGGCGTTCGCTCACAGCGTTACGCGATGATAATCGAAAACTGCGTTGTAACAAGCTTACACATTGAAAAACCTAAGGAATTTGATGTCAGTAAAGCCGAGGTTATTTTAGACGCGCTTTAA
- a CDS encoding cytochrome b/b6 domain-containing protein → MTQKYLVWDLPVRAFHWSLVIMLSALWYTSEQEGDMVDLHMQLGYVALGLVLFRLIWGVVGTKHARFGQFVPSFSTLKRYVHASSNNEQARYAGHNPLGSLMVVTLLFLVLLQALSGLFITDDVFSSGPYYGVLNATWEKVMATIHHNLFDVLLGAIALHIGAVVYYKTVKKKSLVKPMVTGKKDAKEINPGDDIPHSKLIIASIVIAAVICFVYWLVVTNAPVVEELYF, encoded by the coding sequence ATGACACAGAAATATCTTGTATGGGACTTACCCGTAAGAGCATTTCATTGGAGTTTAGTGATAATGCTTAGCGCATTATGGTATACCTCTGAGCAAGAGGGCGATATGGTCGACCTACATATGCAATTGGGCTATGTAGCACTGGGTTTAGTTTTGTTCAGGCTTATTTGGGGGGTCGTTGGTACTAAGCATGCGCGCTTTGGCCAATTTGTTCCATCATTTTCAACGCTGAAAAGGTACGTCCATGCATCATCGAATAATGAGCAAGCTAGGTATGCTGGGCATAACCCATTAGGTAGCTTAATGGTGGTAACGCTTCTCTTCTTGGTTTTGTTGCAGGCACTCAGTGGTTTATTCATCACTGATGATGTGTTTTCATCAGGCCCTTACTATGGAGTGCTCAATGCTACTTGGGAAAAAGTGATGGCGACTATTCATCACAACCTGTTTGACGTTCTTCTAGGTGCTATCGCGCTGCATATTGGCGCAGTTGTTTACTATAAAACAGTAAAAAAGAAGAGTTTAGTTAAGCCGATGGTTACGGGGAAAAAAGATGCAAAAGAAATTAACCCGGGTGATGACATTCCGCATTCTAAACTGATTATTGCCAGCATCGTTATTGCGGCGGTTATCTGTTTTGTTTACTGGCTGGTTGTGACCAATGCCCCTGTTGTTGAAGAGCTTTATTTCTAA
- a CDS encoding c-type cytochrome, with protein sequence MRKLTKSIVAAVAALTLSSAFAQTVKTEDQAKKVIKHRQSVFTLLASNMGPLGAMAKGKMPLESSKIEKYATRIEQLSLMMPDYTKFDTSHFKLKTEALPKIWQEPAKFAEKVQALQKAAAHLRSVANSGDKSTIKKAIGGVGRSCKGCHDAFKAE encoded by the coding sequence ATGAGAAAACTAACTAAGTCAATTGTTGCTGCAGTGGCTGCACTGACATTATCATCTGCATTCGCTCAAACCGTAAAAACTGAAGACCAAGCGAAAAAGGTGATCAAGCATCGCCAATCAGTGTTTACTCTACTTGCTAGCAATATGGGGCCGCTTGGCGCCATGGCAAAAGGTAAAATGCCATTAGAGAGTAGCAAAATTGAAAAATACGCCACGCGTATTGAGCAACTCAGCTTAATGATGCCGGACTATACTAAGTTTGATACATCACACTTCAAACTCAAGACCGAAGCACTACCGAAGATTTGGCAAGAGCCGGCTAAATTTGCAGAAAAAGTACAAGCACTACAAAAAGCGGCCGCCCACTTACGTTCAGTTGCCAATAGCGGCGATAAATCAACAATAAAGAAAGCCATTGGTGGTGTTGGCCGTTCTTGTAAAGGTTGCCATGACGCCTTTAAAGCGGAATAA